A section of the Gossypium arboreum isolate Shixiya-1 unplaced genomic scaffold, ASM2569848v2 Contig00219, whole genome shotgun sequence genome encodes:
- the LOC128288450 gene encoding 50S ribosomal protein L14, chloroplastic, producing the protein MIQPQTHLNVADNSGARELMCIRVIGASNRRYAHIGDVIVAVIKEAVPNTPLERSEVIRAVIVRTRKELKRDNGMIIRYDDNAAVVIDQEGNPKGTRIFGAIARELRQLNFTKIVSLAPEVL; encoded by the coding sequence ATGATTCAACCTCAGACCCATTTGAATGTAGCAGATAACAGCGGGGCCCGAGAATTGATGTGTATTCGAGTCATAGGAGCTAGTAATCGCCGATATGCTCATATTGGTGACGTTATTGTTGCTGTGATCAAGGAAGCAGTACCAAATACACCTCTAGAAAGATCAGAAGTGATCAGAGCTGTAATTGTACGTACTCGTAAAGAACTCAAACGCGACAACGGGATGATAATACGATATGATGACAATGCTGCCGTTGTCATTGATCAAGAAGGAAATCCAAAAGGAACTCGAATTTTTGGTGCGATCGCCCGGGAATTGAGACAGTTAAATTTCACTAAAATAGTTTCATTAGCTCCCGAGGTATTATAA
- the LOC128288448 gene encoding 30S ribosomal protein S3, chloroplastic, with amino-acid sequence MGQKINPLGFRLGTTQSHHSLWFAQPKKYSEGLQEDKKIRDCIKNYVQKNMRLSSGVEGIARIEIQKRLDLIQVIIYMGFPKLLIEDKPRKLEELQMNVQKELNCMNRKLNIAITRIGNPYGHPNILAEFIAGQLKNRVSFRKAMKKAIELTEQADTKGIQIQIAGRIDGKEIARVEWIREGRVPLQTIGAKIEYCSYRVRTIYGVLGIKIWIFIDEE; translated from the coding sequence ATGGGACAAAAAATAAATCCACTTGGTTTCAGACTTGGTACAACCCAAAGTCATCATTCTCTTTGGTTTGCACAACCGAAAAAGTATTCCGAGGGTCTACAAGAAGATAAAAAAATAAGAGACTGTATCAAGAATTATGTACAAAAAAATATGAGACTATCTTCTGGTGTCGAGGGAATTGCACGTATAGAGATTCAAAAAAGACTGGATCTAATTCAGGTGATAATCTATATGGGATTTCCTAAATTATTAATTGAAGATAAGCCACGAAAACTCGAAGAACTACAGATGAATGTGCAAAAAGAACTTAATTGTATGAACCGAAAACTCAACATTGCTATTACAAGAATTGGAAATCCTTATGGGCACCCTAATATTCTTGCCGAATTTATAGCCGGACAATTAAAGAATCGAGTTTCATTTCGAAAGGCAATGAAAAAGGCTATTGAATTAACTGAGCAAGCGGATACAAAAGGAATTCAAATACAAATTGCAGGGCGTATCGACGGAAAAGAAATCGCACGTGTCGAATGGATCCGAGAAGGTAGGGTTCCTCTACAAACCATTGGAGCGAAAATTGAGTATTGCTCTTATAGAGTTCGAACTATCTATGGGGTATTAGGAATCAAAATTTGGATATTTATAGACGAAGAATAA